One Coffea arabica cultivar ET-39 chromosome 5e, Coffea Arabica ET-39 HiFi, whole genome shotgun sequence DNA segment encodes these proteins:
- the LOC113687972 gene encoding nuclear/nucleolar GTPase 2-like isoform X1, producing MAKKKEKSVNVSGKPKHSLDVNRDGSSSKTKGSRSSATVRRLKMYNSRPKRDRKGKIVKHDLQSKELPSTRIQPDRRWFGNTRVVNQKELEFFREELQSRLSSNYNVILKERKLPLSLLNDHQKQARVHLLDTEPFADVFGPKGKRKRPKLMAADYESLVKKADGSQVVMASYLDCSDAFEEKHSTSTSVEENEDGVKDLVRHTMFEKGQSKRIWGELYKVIDSSDVVVQVLDARDPQGTRCHHLEKHLKEHCKHKHMVLLLNKCDLVPTWVTKGWLRVLSKEYPSLAFHASINKSFGKGSLLSVLRQFSRLKSDKQAISVGFVGYPNVGKSSVINTLRTKNVCKVAPIPGETKVWQYITLTKRIFLIDCPGVVYQNNDSETDIVLKGVVRVTNLEDASEHIGEVLNRVKKVHLDRAYKIKDWEDENDFLVQLCKASGKLLRGGEPDLMTAAKMVLHDWQRGKIPFFVPPPKEENDSSEGPNESGLENDKAVNDDEVSAARKAIADVISSQQLKDVPVQEGLFTENELKGNDIEQLPATGS from the exons ATGgcgaagaagaaggagaagtcTGTCAACGTTTCCGGAAAGCCGAAACATTCTCTGGACGTTAACCGAGATGGGAGTAGTAGTAAAACCAAAGGAAGCCGCAGCTCCGCCACTGTTCGGCGGCTCAAGATGTATAATTCGCGGCCGAAGCGCGACAGGAAGGGCAAAATTGTAAAGCATGATTTGCAGTCCAAAGAGTTGCCGTCAACTCGAATTCAACCTGATCGCCGATGGTTCG GGAATACTAGGGTTGTGAATCAGAAAGAGCTGGAGTTTTTCAGGGAGGAGCTGCAGAGTCGGCTTTCGAGTAATTACAATGTTATTTTGAAGGAGAGAAAGCTGCCTTTGTCGCTTTTAAATGATCATCAGAAG CAAGCTAGAGTGCATCTTCTAGACACAGAGCCTTTTGCCGATGTGTTTGGACCAAAGGGAAAGAGGAAACGTCCCAAGCTAATGGCAGCAGATTATGAGTCGCTAGTGAAGAAGGCTGATGGTTCTCAAG TTGTAATGGCTTCATATCTGGATTGCTCAGATGCCTTTGAAGAGAAACATAGTACtagcacttccgtggaagaaaatgaagatgGAGTCAAGGACCTTGTACGGCATACCATGTTTGAGAAAGGTCAAAGTAAGAGAATTTGGGGTGAACTCTACAAAGTCATAGACTCTTCAGATGTTGTTGTTCAG GTTTTAGATGCTCGAGATCCACAAGGTACAAGATGTCATCATCTGGAGAAGCACTTGAAAGAACACTGCAAGCATAAACATATGGTTCTTTTGCTGAATAAG TGTGATTTAGTTCCTACCTGGGTAACTAAAGGATGGCTTAGAGTTTTGTCCAAGGAATATCCATCTTTGGCATTCCATGCGAGCATCAACAAGTCCTTTGGCAAG GGTTCACTTCTATCAGTATTGAGACAATTTTCTCGACTAAAGAGTGACAAGCAAGCAATATCCGTGGGGTTTGTTGGTTACCCTAATGTTGGAAAGTCATCAGTTATCAATACACTGCGTACCAAGAAT GTTTGCAAGGTTGCTCCTATTCCTGGAGAGACCAAAGTCTGGCAATATATTACACTCACAAAGAGGATCTTCTTGATTGACTGCCCTGGAGTTGTCTACCAGAACAATGATTCTGAAACAGATATTGTCTTGAAGGGTGTG GTTCGTGTGACAAATTTGGAGGATGCTTCTGAGCACATAGGTGAAGTTCTGAATCGTGTAAAGAAGGTGCACCTTGACAGAGCATACAAAATAAAAGATTG GGAAGATGAAAATGACTTCCTTGTTCAACTCTGCAAGGCTAGTGGCAAACTTTTAAGG GGAGGTGAACCTGACTTGATGACAGCTGCAAAGATGGTACTTCATGATTGGCAGAGAGGTAAAATTCCATTTTTCGTTCCACCCCCAAAGGAAGAGAATGATTCATCTGAAGGACCAAATGAATCTGGTTTGGAGAATGACAAGGCAGTGAATGATGATGAAGTATCAGCTGCCAGGAAGGCTATTGCTGATGTGATTTCGTCCCAGCAGTTGAAAGATGTCCCAGTCCAAGAGGGCCTCTTCACTGAGAATGAGTTGAAGGGTAATGATATTGAGCAGCTTCCAGCCACAGGGTCATGA
- the LOC113687972 gene encoding nuclear/nucleolar GTPase 2-like isoform X2: MAKKKEKSVNVSGKPKHSLDVNRDGSSSKTKGSRSSATVRRLKMYNSRPKRDRKGKIVKHDLQSKELPSTRIQPDRRWFGNTRVVNQKELEFFREELQSRLSSNYNVILKERKLPLSLLNDHQKQARVHLLDTEPFADVFGPKGKRKRPKLMAADYESLVKKADGSQDAFEEKHSTSTSVEENEDGVKDLVRHTMFEKGQSKRIWGELYKVIDSSDVVVQVLDARDPQGTRCHHLEKHLKEHCKHKHMVLLLNKCDLVPTWVTKGWLRVLSKEYPSLAFHASINKSFGKGSLLSVLRQFSRLKSDKQAISVGFVGYPNVGKSSVINTLRTKNVCKVAPIPGETKVWQYITLTKRIFLIDCPGVVYQNNDSETDIVLKGVVRVTNLEDASEHIGEVLNRVKKVHLDRAYKIKDWEDENDFLVQLCKASGKLLRGGEPDLMTAAKMVLHDWQRGKIPFFVPPPKEENDSSEGPNESGLENDKAVNDDEVSAARKAIADVISSQQLKDVPVQEGLFTENELKGNDIEQLPATGS, encoded by the exons ATGgcgaagaagaaggagaagtcTGTCAACGTTTCCGGAAAGCCGAAACATTCTCTGGACGTTAACCGAGATGGGAGTAGTAGTAAAACCAAAGGAAGCCGCAGCTCCGCCACTGTTCGGCGGCTCAAGATGTATAATTCGCGGCCGAAGCGCGACAGGAAGGGCAAAATTGTAAAGCATGATTTGCAGTCCAAAGAGTTGCCGTCAACTCGAATTCAACCTGATCGCCGATGGTTCG GGAATACTAGGGTTGTGAATCAGAAAGAGCTGGAGTTTTTCAGGGAGGAGCTGCAGAGTCGGCTTTCGAGTAATTACAATGTTATTTTGAAGGAGAGAAAGCTGCCTTTGTCGCTTTTAAATGATCATCAGAAG CAAGCTAGAGTGCATCTTCTAGACACAGAGCCTTTTGCCGATGTGTTTGGACCAAAGGGAAAGAGGAAACGTCCCAAGCTAATGGCAGCAGATTATGAGTCGCTAGTGAAGAAGGCTGATGGTTCTCAAG ATGCCTTTGAAGAGAAACATAGTACtagcacttccgtggaagaaaatgaagatgGAGTCAAGGACCTTGTACGGCATACCATGTTTGAGAAAGGTCAAAGTAAGAGAATTTGGGGTGAACTCTACAAAGTCATAGACTCTTCAGATGTTGTTGTTCAG GTTTTAGATGCTCGAGATCCACAAGGTACAAGATGTCATCATCTGGAGAAGCACTTGAAAGAACACTGCAAGCATAAACATATGGTTCTTTTGCTGAATAAG TGTGATTTAGTTCCTACCTGGGTAACTAAAGGATGGCTTAGAGTTTTGTCCAAGGAATATCCATCTTTGGCATTCCATGCGAGCATCAACAAGTCCTTTGGCAAG GGTTCACTTCTATCAGTATTGAGACAATTTTCTCGACTAAAGAGTGACAAGCAAGCAATATCCGTGGGGTTTGTTGGTTACCCTAATGTTGGAAAGTCATCAGTTATCAATACACTGCGTACCAAGAAT GTTTGCAAGGTTGCTCCTATTCCTGGAGAGACCAAAGTCTGGCAATATATTACACTCACAAAGAGGATCTTCTTGATTGACTGCCCTGGAGTTGTCTACCAGAACAATGATTCTGAAACAGATATTGTCTTGAAGGGTGTG GTTCGTGTGACAAATTTGGAGGATGCTTCTGAGCACATAGGTGAAGTTCTGAATCGTGTAAAGAAGGTGCACCTTGACAGAGCATACAAAATAAAAGATTG GGAAGATGAAAATGACTTCCTTGTTCAACTCTGCAAGGCTAGTGGCAAACTTTTAAGG GGAGGTGAACCTGACTTGATGACAGCTGCAAAGATGGTACTTCATGATTGGCAGAGAGGTAAAATTCCATTTTTCGTTCCACCCCCAAAGGAAGAGAATGATTCATCTGAAGGACCAAATGAATCTGGTTTGGAGAATGACAAGGCAGTGAATGATGATGAAGTATCAGCTGCCAGGAAGGCTATTGCTGATGTGATTTCGTCCCAGCAGTTGAAAGATGTCCCAGTCCAAGAGGGCCTCTTCACTGAGAATGAGTTGAAGGGTAATGATATTGAGCAGCTTCCAGCCACAGGGTCATGA